From Archaeoglobus sulfaticallidus PM70-1:
ATGCTTGAGTACAATGGGGCAAAAATCCAGATAATAGACCTTCCCGGAATTGTTGAGGGGGCATCGAAGGGAAGAGGAAAGGGAAGGGAGATAATATCTGCTGTAAGGAACTCCGATCTTGTTGTTATAATTGCGGACCCTTTTAATCTTGAATCCATAAAGATAATTCAGAGGGAGCTTTACAATGGCGGGATCAGGTTGAACCAGAAACCTCCAGAGGTGTATGTCAAAAAGCTGGAGAGAGGTGGTTTGAAGATAACATCCACTGTTCCCCTATCTATAGATGAGCAGACGATCTATGAGGTTCTGAGGGAGTACAGGATTCATAATGCTGAGGTGCTGATAAGGGAAGATGTAACCGTGGATCGATTTATAGATGCCATTCTCAGGAATCGCGTGTACATTCCAGCAATAGTGGTTGTGAACAAGATAGATCTTTATAATCCAGGTAACCTTCCAGATAGCGTTATTCCCGTTTCTGCTGAGAAGAAAATAAATCTCGATCTTCTGGCCAAGAGCATTTACGAGAAGCTCGACTTGATAAGGATATTTCTCAAACCTCCTGGTGGGAAAGCAGACCTCAACGAGCCCATGATCATTAAGAGGGGCATGACGGTTGGAGATGTTTGCAAGAAACTGCACAAGGATATGTACAGGAATTTCAGGTATGCAAGAGTTATCGGCAAGTCTGCGAAGTTCAAGGAGCAGAGGGTTGGTATAGACCATGTACTTGAGGATGGTGATATTCTGACAATTTATGCATAATTGTATTGAATTTGACCTGTAACGGTTTTTACTGTGATTGACAAAACCGATAAAATTTATATACCTTTAATCACTAGTATTTAGTGGTGATATAGGATGAT
This genomic window contains:
- a CDS encoding OBG GTPase family GTP-binding protein; this encodes MSLEEQIRQLEEEIKNTPYNKATEHHIGRLKAKLARLREEAEKQKAKTGRPSFSIKKDGDATVVLVGFPSVGKSSLLNALTGAKSEIGAYDFTTLKPVPGMLEYNGAKIQIIDLPGIVEGASKGRGKGREIISAVRNSDLVVIIADPFNLESIKIIQRELYNGGIRLNQKPPEVYVKKLERGGLKITSTVPLSIDEQTIYEVLREYRIHNAEVLIREDVTVDRFIDAILRNRVYIPAIVVVNKIDLYNPGNLPDSVIPVSAEKKINLDLLAKSIYEKLDLIRIFLKPPGGKADLNEPMIIKRGMTVGDVCKKLHKDMYRNFRYARVIGKSAKFKEQRVGIDHVLEDGDILTIYA